The following are from one region of the Desulfuromonadaceae bacterium genome:
- a CDS encoding SlyX family protein: MNRTDVVLQLRTYYVLLTMMEDCGIPEHLLAWRSIKEQKMNEIIERIIDLETRFAHQELQLDELNTIVIECRDRIDRLERDNRRMSEMLAGMAPESMESPDE, translated from the coding sequence ATGAACCGGACAGATGTTGTGCTACAACTCCGGACATATTACGTGTTGCTGACAATGATGGAGGATTGCGGGATCCCCGAACATCTGCTAGCATGGCGCTCAATCAAGGAGCAGAAGATGAACGAAATCATTGAACGTATTATTGACCTGGAGACCCGTTTTGCCCATCAGGAGCTGCAACTTGACGAGTTGAATACCATCGTCATCGAGTGCCGCGACCGCATCGACCGACTGGAGCGGGATAACCGCCGCATGAGTGAAATGCTTGCCGGAATGGCGCCCGAATCGATGGAGTCCCCCGACGAATGA
- a CDS encoding low specificity L-threonine aldolase: MTKPIIKNQFASDNYAGICPAAWQAMHDANSGTADAYGDDWWTAKACDALRDFFETDCQVFFVFNGTAANSLALSALCQSYHSIICHELAHIETDECGAPEFFSNGVKILLVAGRDGKVDLDAVAHTVTRRSDIHYPKPKVLSITQATEIGGVYSVNELHAVKDTAARFNLRLHMDGARFANAVASLQVAPKELTWQAGVDVLTFGGTKNGMAVGEAVVFFNKELAREFDYRCKQAGQLASKMRFLAAPWVGMLESGALLGHAVHANTMARKLAEQLHRCSEIEVVHPVEANAVFVRMPQTLLTGLSVRGWKFYTFIGSGEARLMCSWQTTEADIADFVADVTALAARPTPA, translated from the coding sequence ATGACCAAACCGATCATCAAAAACCAGTTTGCCAGCGACAACTACGCCGGAATCTGCCCCGCAGCCTGGCAGGCGATGCATGATGCGAATTCAGGGACGGCCGATGCCTACGGTGATGACTGGTGGACCGCCAAAGCCTGCGATGCGCTGCGCGACTTTTTCGAGACTGATTGTCAGGTCTTCTTCGTCTTCAACGGCACCGCTGCCAACTCCCTCGCGCTCTCCGCGCTGTGTCAGTCATATCACAGCATTATTTGCCACGAACTGGCCCATATCGAAACTGACGAATGCGGTGCGCCGGAATTTTTCTCCAACGGTGTCAAAATCCTCCTCGTAGCGGGACGCGACGGCAAGGTCGACCTTGACGCCGTAGCGCATACGGTGACCCGGCGCAGCGATATCCACTACCCGAAACCGAAAGTGTTGAGCATCACCCAGGCCACCGAGATCGGCGGCGTCTATTCGGTCAACGAACTGCACGCGGTAAAAGACACGGCGGCGCGCTTTAACCTGCGCCTGCACATGGACGGCGCACGCTTCGCCAACGCTGTGGCCTCATTACAGGTCGCGCCGAAGGAGCTGACCTGGCAGGCGGGGGTCGATGTGCTGACCTTCGGCGGCACCAAAAACGGCATGGCGGTCGGTGAAGCGGTGGTGTTTTTCAACAAGGAGCTGGCCAGGGAGTTTGACTACCGTTGCAAGCAGGCCGGGCAACTGGCCAGCAAGATGCGTTTTCTGGCCGCGCCCTGGGTTGGTATGCTGGAGAGTGGTGCACTGCTGGGCCACGCCGTTCACGCCAACACCATGGCGCGGAAACTGGCGGAGCAACTGCACCGCTGCAGCGAGATTGAGGTCGTCCACCCGGTTGAGGCAAATGCCGTCTTTGTCCGCATGCCGCAAACATTGCTGACCGGATTGAGCGTGCGCGGCTGGAAGTTTTATACGTTTATCGGTAGCGGGGAAGCACGGCTGATGTGTTCGTGGCAGACAACGGAGGCAGATATCGCGGATTTTGTCGCCGATGTTACTGCTTTGGCGGCAAGACCAACGCCCGCCTGA
- a CDS encoding DUF3467 domain-containing protein has product MNEKKKPEVKEVKIDIQLDEEIAQGVYANLAMVNHSDAEFTLDFIFVQPQAPRAKVRSRVISSPAHIKRLLLVLQDSVAKYEQQFGTINLNHQVAAPEVEGYH; this is encoded by the coding sequence GTGAACGAGAAGAAAAAACCGGAAGTCAAGGAAGTCAAAATAGACATCCAGCTCGATGAAGAGATCGCCCAGGGGGTCTATGCCAATCTGGCGATGGTCAATCACAGCGATGCGGAGTTTACCCTTGACTTTATCTTTGTGCAGCCGCAGGCGCCCCGCGCCAAGGTCCGTTCGCGGGTGATTTCATCCCCGGCTCATATCAAACGACTGTTGCTGGTCTTGCAGGACAGTGTCGCCAAATACGAGCAGCAGTTCGGCACCATCAACCTCAATCACCAGGTCGCCGCACCGGAGGTTGAAGGTTATCACTAG
- a CDS encoding cytochrome c family protein, with the protein MKKLLVLVAVAVFVAGFSLTSFASGPADITFEAKTGNVAFPHAAHQGKVSDCNTCHHKGTDDPKCSTCHDGTKAPKAKDAYHKQCKNCHKKMGGPTGCKECHVK; encoded by the coding sequence ATGAAAAAACTGTTGGTACTTGTTGCGGTGGCCGTTTTTGTTGCGGGTTTTTCGCTGACGTCGTTTGCTAGTGGTCCTGCCGACATAACCTTTGAAGCAAAAACGGGCAATGTTGCGTTCCCGCATGCAGCACACCAGGGGAAAGTCTCGGACTGCAACACATGTCACCACAAAGGGACTGACGATCCCAAGTGCTCCACCTGTCACGACGGCACCAAAGCGCCCAAAGCGAAAGACGCTTATCACAAGCAGTGCAAGAACTGTCACAAAAAAATGGGTGGCCCGACCGGCTGCAAGGAATGTCACGTAAAATAG
- a CDS encoding DUF362 domain-containing protein, giving the protein MLDRREFIRQSLRAALLSTVGGAVPILALPSRPVFAAEGSLLAVRTGKNIEQLVIDTLAALGGMENYVKRGETVVVKPNIGWDRTPELAANTSPELVATLVTACLEAGAKRVRVFDRTCNDPRRCYAQSGIAAAVEALRSERVTVEYMDRRAYQKLVIKDGQELREWEFYQPALEADRLINVPIAKHHSISKLTLGMKNIMGVIGGNRGVLHRNIAAALCDINLVVHSDLTVIDATRILVANGPQGGRAEDVRQLDTLIASPDIVAADSYAATLFGFQPHDIPTLAAAARRGLGGIDLARMRRV; this is encoded by the coding sequence ATGCTTGATCGTCGTGAGTTTATTCGTCAGTCATTGCGTGCTGCGCTGTTGAGTACCGTGGGCGGTGCGGTGCCGATTCTGGCGCTCCCCTCCCGACCGGTGTTTGCAGCGGAAGGGTCGCTGCTGGCGGTACGCACCGGGAAGAATATCGAGCAGCTGGTGATCGATACCCTGGCGGCGCTCGGCGGGATGGAGAACTACGTCAAGCGCGGCGAGACGGTGGTGGTCAAACCGAATATCGGCTGGGACCGGACCCCGGAGCTGGCGGCAAACACCTCCCCCGAATTGGTTGCCACGCTGGTCACGGCCTGTCTCGAAGCGGGGGCGAAAAGGGTGCGGGTGTTTGATCGAACCTGCAACGATCCACGGCGCTGTTATGCCCAGAGTGGCATCGCCGCAGCGGTTGAAGCACTGCGCTCCGAGCGGGTGACGGTTGAATACATGGATCGTCGTGCCTACCAGAAACTGGTGATCAAAGATGGTCAAGAACTGCGTGAATGGGAGTTCTATCAGCCCGCGCTGGAAGCTGATCGGTTGATCAATGTGCCGATTGCCAAACATCACTCGATTTCAAAACTGACCCTCGGGATGAAAAATATTATGGGGGTGATTGGCGGCAATCGCGGCGTCCTGCATCGCAATATCGCCGCGGCGCTGTGTGATATCAATCTGGTCGTTCACTCCGATCTGACCGTCATCGATGCCACCCGGATTCTGGTGGCCAACGGTCCGCAAGGGGGGCGAGCGGAGGATGTCCGGCAACTCGACACGCTGATCGCGTCCCCTGACATTGTCGCGGCCGACAGCTACGCGGCAACCCTCTTTGGCTTTCAACCTCACGACATTCCGACCCTTGCCGCTGCCGCCAGGCGTGGTCTGGGGGGGATCGACCTGGCCCGGATGCGGCGGGTCTGA
- a CDS encoding KamA family radical SAM protein, with the protein MEDWQLELRQAITTADQLAAHFAVDVAALRPVIERYPLSITPHYLRLIKAPGDPIWRQCVPDPAELIDDGAPLDPLAEAEHAPVPGIIHRYPDRALLLVSGSCGVYCRFCTRKRQVGTRAMSYTFGELDNAIAYIARTPAIKDVILSGGDPLLLPDLLLKQLLDKLRRIEHVEIIRLATRLPVTLPSRITERLCTLLQNYPPLYLLTHFNHPRELNAATIAACNQIADAGVVLGNQTVLLKGVNDDPTVLAELFRGLLKIRVKPYYLHHVDLARGVGHFRTPLETGISILRTLRGTLSGLAIPHYVVDLPGGKGKLPITPEAYERSADGCIRLLTPDGETLCFAEDARLSKDGQIFHHEAHEKNA; encoded by the coding sequence ATGGAAGACTGGCAACTCGAACTCAGACAGGCAATTACCACCGCCGACCAACTCGCCGCTCATTTTGCAGTTGATGTAGCCGCCTTGCGGCCAGTGATCGAACGCTACCCCTTAAGCATCACCCCACATTATCTGCGGCTGATCAAGGCGCCGGGCGACCCGATCTGGCGGCAGTGCGTCCCTGATCCGGCGGAGCTGATTGACGACGGCGCGCCACTCGACCCGCTGGCCGAAGCGGAACATGCGCCAGTTCCGGGGATTATTCATCGTTACCCCGACCGAGCCCTGCTGCTGGTCTCGGGGAGTTGTGGCGTTTATTGCCGCTTCTGCACCCGCAAGCGTCAGGTCGGCACCCGCGCCATGTCGTACACCTTCGGCGAACTCGACAACGCCATCGCCTATATCGCGCGTACCCCGGCGATCAAGGACGTGATCCTCTCCGGCGGTGATCCGCTCCTCCTCCCCGACCTGCTCCTCAAGCAGTTGCTCGACAAATTGCGGCGGATCGAACATGTCGAGATCATCCGCCTTGCCACGCGGCTTCCGGTGACGTTGCCATCACGCATCACCGAGCGCCTTTGTACCCTGCTCCAGAACTATCCGCCACTCTACCTTCTGACCCACTTTAATCATCCACGTGAACTGAACGCGGCAACTATCGCAGCGTGTAACCAGATCGCCGACGCCGGCGTTGTGCTTGGCAACCAGACAGTGCTCCTCAAGGGCGTCAACGATGATCCGACCGTGCTGGCGGAACTGTTTCGCGGTTTGCTCAAAATTCGCGTCAAGCCCTACTACCTGCATCATGTCGATCTGGCCCGCGGAGTCGGGCATTTCCGCACCCCGCTCGAAACTGGCATCAGCATCCTCAGAACGTTGCGCGGAACGCTTTCGGGGCTGGCAATTCCGCACTATGTGGTCGATCTGCCTGGCGGTAAAGGGAAGTTGCCGATCACCCCGGAAGCCTATGAACGCAGCGCTGACGGGTGCATCCGGTTGTTGACCCCGGACGGGGAAACATTGTGCTTCGCTGAAGATGCGCGGCTCTCCAAAGATGGGCAAATATTTCACCACGAAGCTCACGAAAAAAACGCATAA
- a CDS encoding right-handed parallel beta-helix repeat-containing protein has translation MKSRFSLVAFVCAAPLLLGSCLGVRPQLIDEDLTIDSAVVWSGEILVRGVVTVKKSGTLTLLPGTRIRFERFDRDGDGIGDGEIMVEGELIAVGTAAAPIVLTSAAPNPQPADWKYLYLDFARKGEVAHLLSEYAYSGIQIHFCAARVVDSIFRYNVDGVRFSTVRLELSGNRIYENTHGLRYEERRGTAQIHHNDIRDNEIGIFVVTRAENRTVIEQNNIVGSRRYAVKMGLNQHADISLPRNWWGTTDPAVIAASIFDQRSDRALGRVHTPEPLGAEIALHPECR, from the coding sequence GTGAAGAGCCGTTTTTCTCTTGTTGCCTTTGTTTGCGCTGCACCGCTGTTGCTCGGCAGCTGTCTGGGGGTGCGTCCGCAGCTGATCGATGAAGATTTGACGATTGACAGCGCCGTCGTCTGGTCGGGGGAGATTCTTGTCCGGGGCGTGGTCACGGTCAAAAAGAGCGGCACTTTGACCCTCCTGCCCGGCACGCGGATACGTTTTGAGCGCTTCGATCGGGACGGCGACGGCATCGGCGACGGGGAGATTATGGTCGAGGGGGAATTGATCGCTGTCGGTACCGCCGCCGCGCCGATTGTCCTCACCAGCGCCGCGCCAAATCCGCAACCGGCCGACTGGAAATATCTCTATCTCGACTTTGCGCGGAAAGGGGAGGTTGCCCACCTGCTCTCCGAATATGCCTACAGCGGGATTCAGATCCACTTTTGTGCCGCCCGGGTGGTCGATTCGATCTTTCGTTACAACGTTGACGGGGTGCGATTTTCAACCGTCAGGCTGGAACTGTCGGGGAATCGTATCTATGAGAACACTCACGGTTTGCGCTACGAAGAACGACGGGGAACGGCGCAGATTCACCACAACGATATCCGTGACAACGAGATCGGCATCTTTGTCGTAACGCGTGCCGAGAACAGGACCGTGATCGAACAGAACAACATCGTTGGCAGTCGTCGTTATGCGGTCAAAATGGGGTTGAATCAGCACGCTGACATCAGCCTGCCACGCAACTGGTGGGGAACCACCGATCCCGCCGTGATTGCCGCATCAATCTTTGACCAGCGCAGCGATCGTGCATTGGGGCGGGTTCATACCCCTGAGCCGCTGGGCGCGGAAATCGCCCTGCACCCTGAGTGCCGCTAA
- a CDS encoding DoxX family membrane protein, which yields MKRTGQCSYHLCRLLLGAVFIYAGILKINDIPVFAGQIARYELLPYQWNYLAAATLPYIEVIAGLLLICNRRVRAASLTIGGMLIFFILILLSVLARGLEIDCGCFGPSIQSSPQQALLRNVLLLVLAHFVFHLRNTYAREKSLTEKESDS from the coding sequence ATGAAACGGACGGGTCAATGTTCCTACCACCTCTGCCGTCTGCTCCTCGGTGCTGTCTTTATTTACGCTGGCATCCTCAAGATCAACGATATCCCGGTCTTCGCCGGGCAGATCGCCCGCTACGAACTGCTCCCCTACCAATGGAATTATCTCGCCGCCGCCACCCTCCCCTATATCGAGGTGATCGCCGGGCTGTTGTTGATCTGTAACCGCCGGGTTCGCGCCGCGTCGCTGACGATCGGCGGGATGCTGATTTTTTTCATCCTCATTCTCCTGTCGGTGCTGGCGCGCGGCCTGGAGATCGATTGCGGCTGCTTCGGGCCGAGCATTCAGAGTTCTCCACAGCAGGCGTTGTTGCGCAATGTGCTGCTGTTGGTCCTGGCTCATTTTGTTTTTCATCTGCGCAACACCTATGCCCGCGAAAAGTCTTTGACGGAGAAGGAATCAGATTCATAA
- a CDS encoding desulfoferrodoxin — MSEKLQIYKCSVCGNIVEVVHAGKGALACCNQAMVLQSENTTDAAQEKHVPVIEKTADGYKVTIGSVAHPMQEEHYIEWIELLADGKAYTQFLKPGDAPTATFQIKANKVTAREFCNLHGHWSAKA, encoded by the coding sequence ATGAGCGAAAAATTACAGATTTACAAGTGCTCGGTGTGCGGGAATATTGTTGAAGTGGTTCATGCGGGGAAGGGGGCTCTTGCCTGTTGTAATCAGGCAATGGTACTGCAAAGTGAAAACACCACTGACGCCGCACAGGAAAAACATGTCCCGGTGATCGAAAAAACTGCGGACGGCTATAAGGTCACCATCGGCAGTGTCGCGCACCCGATGCAAGAGGAACATTACATCGAGTGGATTGAGCTGCTGGCGGACGGCAAGGCTTACACCCAGTTCCTGAAACCGGGCGATGCACCGACCGCTACCTTTCAGATCAAGGCAAACAAAGTTACCGCGCGTGAGTTCTGCAACCTGCATGGTCACTGGTCAGCCAAAGCTTAA
- a CDS encoding cytochrome c3 family protein yields the protein MRYSPVDRCKVSLVTILLVLGFVWPAYALLEAHLNYDGCATCHNLHSSAGGALQDISSNPEELCLSCHGPGGISTLTVMTHNLAGVDSAEVGYISCNDCHNSHNNGEETSLTNRDGTYNIKLVGLFKDYNSSPPVSLLSPQIREKRVATGLGALKEVVYNTAIDDYNRVPGINGVCNACHGETHNADQDCSACHGHDGGFAGAGDCRACHDGTGVGAEAISVSSPHSTNTIYNSVGVTFTCENCHTDHTSGTVLITNYNTVGISYGTGGISLGNSGGGIYNAVGLTEAEICWNCHDSYGVSEWGLNTDTNGAGSNYNTGTLSGATAPQWVSDDGLAVATWSSAQSLFSYKSGAIQSTHSVNSEVLSPGLDAVEDIRCSYCHDVHELNLATGDTTSGPPYLRGNWMGNPYLEDGAPQSGTVYGQYEWGPVPRGSVLNNEYGGYQIDQNNGGPTTGWTLASSAGLCTLCHGTDVDNMNQFGTASDDWVGSNGHSNAVIGGTGVNAANIFYTSDRAPSGVDTQGAKPDMGYANHGSGVGYGFRGTDGRSFQHAPGMDGSQASKATQPYGGSFYEWGASVDEATVDSQYHKFSCSKCHNPHASRLPRLMITNCLDTRHNTWDENADDGGPSIGNQNNNKITLSLTSSPDNWLRTWSNTTSAQNCHRVAGNNSAGWSPGYGDGWNDVTPW from the coding sequence ATGAGATATTCACCTGTGGATAGATGCAAAGTCTCTTTGGTCACCATTCTTCTCGTCCTGGGCTTTGTCTGGCCGGCATACGCTTTGTTGGAGGCGCATTTAAACTACGATGGCTGCGCGACCTGCCATAATCTTCATTCCTCTGCGGGAGGGGCACTGCAAGATATCTCTTCCAACCCCGAAGAACTCTGTCTGAGTTGTCATGGCCCGGGCGGGATTTCCACCCTGACGGTCATGACGCACAACCTGGCCGGGGTCGACTCGGCCGAGGTTGGCTATATCTCCTGCAACGATTGCCACAATTCTCACAACAACGGCGAGGAAACCAGTCTAACCAATCGTGACGGAACCTACAACATCAAATTGGTTGGTCTTTTCAAAGACTACAACAGCAGTCCACCTGTGAGCCTCCTCTCGCCGCAGATTCGTGAAAAGCGGGTGGCGACCGGCCTCGGGGCGTTGAAGGAGGTGGTCTACAACACTGCGATTGACGATTACAACAGGGTTCCGGGTATCAATGGCGTATGTAATGCCTGTCATGGCGAGACGCACAATGCCGACCAGGACTGCTCGGCCTGTCATGGCCATGACGGCGGTTTTGCCGGTGCGGGGGATTGCCGGGCCTGTCACGACGGCACCGGTGTCGGTGCTGAAGCGATCAGCGTTTCGAGCCCCCATTCAACAAATACGATATACAACAGTGTCGGCGTAACATTTACCTGTGAGAACTGCCATACGGACCATACCAGCGGCACAGTATTGATTACGAATTACAACACTGTTGGCATCTCTTACGGAACGGGCGGGATCTCTCTGGGGAACAGTGGTGGAGGTATCTACAATGCGGTCGGTCTTACCGAGGCTGAGATCTGCTGGAACTGCCATGATTCTTACGGGGTTTCAGAATGGGGCTTGAACACTGACACCAATGGTGCTGGCAGCAATTACAACACTGGAACCTTATCCGGGGCGACTGCTCCGCAATGGGTCAGCGATGATGGTCTTGCCGTCGCCACCTGGAGCAGTGCACAAAGCTTGTTTTCCTACAAGTCCGGTGCCATCCAGTCGACGCATTCGGTGAACAGCGAGGTTTTGTCTCCCGGTCTGGACGCTGTAGAGGATATCCGCTGCTCCTACTGTCATGACGTGCATGAGCTGAACCTGGCGACTGGCGATACGACCTCTGGGCCGCCTTACTTGCGTGGCAACTGGATGGGCAACCCGTACCTTGAGGACGGAGCGCCGCAGAGCGGGACGGTTTACGGTCAGTACGAATGGGGGCCGGTGCCGCGCGGTTCTGTGCTCAATAACGAATACGGCGGCTACCAGATCGACCAGAACAATGGGGGCCCGACCACGGGCTGGACCTTGGCTTCATCAGCGGGCCTGTGTACTTTGTGTCACGGTACTGATGTAGACAACATGAACCAGTTTGGCACGGCCAGCGACGATTGGGTTGGCAGCAACGGCCACTCCAATGCTGTGATAGGGGGGACTGGTGTCAACGCTGCCAATATCTTCTATACCAGCGACCGGGCGCCGAGCGGTGTTGACACACAAGGGGCGAAGCCGGACATGGGTTATGCAAACCATGGTTCGGGTGTCGGTTACGGTTTCCGTGGAACCGATGGCCGCTCATTCCAACATGCCCCTGGCATGGACGGCAGCCAAGCCTCGAAAGCCACACAACCTTATGGTGGTAGCTTTTACGAATGGGGCGCGAGCGTGGACGAAGCAACGGTTGATTCGCAGTACCACAAGTTCTCCTGCTCCAAATGCCATAACCCGCACGCCTCGCGGTTGCCACGACTGATGATTACTAACTGCCTCGATACCAGACACAACACCTGGGATGAGAATGCCGATGATGGTGGACCTTCAATTGGCAATCAGAACAATAATAAAATTACTCTGAGTTTAACAAGTTCCCCTGACAACTGGCTACGGACCTGGTCGAACACGACATCCGCCCAGAATTGCCATCGGGTGGCTGGAAACAACAGTGCGGGCTGGAGTCCGGGCTATGGTGACGGCTGGAACGATGTAACCCCCTGGTAA
- a CDS encoding rhodanese-like domain-containing protein: protein MTLLKFDYSNLRRVILEALVIVCGGILLGLTFNYPLVGAVFKGELPPPPSREVPLNAERLPIPASLADVRNATPDTVLVDARIAELFNAGHLPGALSLPLAEIDARLDAFSAHIPSDRPLIIYCNGYGCPDSFDLGQILLQQGYQQVMVFEGGVPEWRDAGFAIERGEP, encoded by the coding sequence ATGACCTTGCTCAAATTCGATTACAGCAACCTGCGCCGGGTGATCCTCGAAGCGCTGGTGATTGTCTGTGGCGGCATTCTCCTCGGGCTGACGTTCAATTACCCGCTGGTCGGCGCTGTTTTCAAAGGGGAACTGCCCCCGCCACCCTCGCGTGAAGTGCCGCTCAATGCGGAGAGACTCCCCATACCGGCCTCGCTGGCCGACGTGCGCAACGCAACGCCAGACACGGTACTGGTTGATGCCCGGATTGCAGAACTCTTTAACGCCGGGCATTTGCCGGGCGCACTTTCGCTGCCGCTGGCAGAGATTGACGCGCGGCTTGATGCTTTCAGCGCACACATTCCGTCCGACCGACCGTTGATTATTTACTGCAACGGCTACGGTTGTCCCGATTCCTTCGATCTTGGGCAGATATTATTGCAACAGGGGTATCAGCAGGTGATGGTCTTTGAGGGCGGAGTCCCCGAGTGGCGCGACGCCGGGTTCGCTATCGAAAGGGGCGAGCCATGA
- a CDS encoding 4Fe-4S binding protein, with protein sequence MLRTSRLRRLRQLSQSVCLALFVWLFWQTEYRGLDELPYPVSLLFRLDPLAALADLLAPGGFGWALLWPALLLVLLTILLGRFFCGWICPLGATLDGCGAQLSASGHAVDYRWRRVKYLLLIGLLGAAFFGVQLLGLFDPLAIFLRTLTLAIYPAFNLILNALFDLTYAQPVPLVGDAVNRSYPFFRDHLMAFYQPYYQLGVFTLLVFVAILLLEKIERRFWCKNLCPLGALLGLCSGHALLRRIPAGACNDCKVCNSACRMSAADESGQHSSECVLCLDCLDYCPHERVDFAFRQPSGRRPGVDLTRRGVVASLAAGALFAPVVRATPAAVKLDSYLLRPPGAATEMEFLQRCIRCGECMRVCIGGALHPALGQAGPVGLWTPLLIPRIGYCEYNCTLCGQVCPTGAIKRLPLEQKRQTVIGLAVFDKNRCLPFAKHEECLVCEEHCPTGSKAIIFAEQDVLVNGETRRIKIPQVVDKLCIGCGICETKCPVEGTSAIRVINQGESRRKRDVTVADGYS encoded by the coding sequence ATGCTGCGTACCAGCCGTTTGCGCCGCTTGCGGCAACTATCGCAAAGCGTCTGTCTGGCCCTCTTTGTCTGGCTGTTCTGGCAGACCGAATATCGCGGACTCGATGAACTCCCGTACCCGGTCAGTCTCCTCTTTCGTCTTGATCCGCTTGCCGCGTTGGCAGATCTGCTGGCACCGGGCGGTTTTGGCTGGGCATTGCTGTGGCCTGCGCTGCTGCTGGTACTTCTGACCATCCTGCTGGGACGGTTTTTCTGCGGCTGGATCTGCCCGCTTGGCGCCACCCTCGACGGGTGTGGGGCGCAGCTGTCGGCGTCTGGCCATGCCGTCGATTATCGCTGGCGACGGGTCAAATATCTGTTGTTGATCGGCCTGCTCGGCGCGGCATTCTTCGGTGTCCAGCTCCTCGGTCTCTTTGATCCATTGGCGATCTTTTTGCGGACGCTGACGCTGGCAATCTACCCGGCTTTCAACCTGATCCTGAACGCCCTGTTCGATCTCACCTACGCCCAGCCGGTGCCTCTTGTTGGTGACGCGGTCAATCGATCTTATCCGTTTTTTCGTGATCACCTGATGGCCTTTTATCAGCCCTATTATCAACTGGGAGTCTTTACCCTGCTGGTCTTTGTGGCGATTCTGCTGCTGGAAAAAATTGAGCGCCGGTTCTGGTGCAAAAACCTTTGTCCGCTCGGCGCGCTGCTCGGACTATGTAGTGGCCATGCCCTGTTGCGCCGCATACCGGCGGGAGCCTGTAACGACTGCAAGGTGTGCAACAGTGCCTGTCGCATGTCCGCAGCGGATGAGTCGGGGCAGCACAGCAGCGAATGTGTGCTGTGTCTCGATTGTCTCGATTACTGCCCCCATGAGCGCGTCGACTTTGCGTTCCGGCAACCCTCCGGGCGGCGGCCGGGGGTCGATCTGACCCGGCGCGGGGTCGTGGCCTCGCTCGCTGCCGGAGCTCTGTTTGCTCCGGTGGTACGTGCCACCCCGGCAGCGGTCAAGCTCGATTCTTATCTCTTGCGCCCTCCCGGAGCGGCGACAGAAATGGAATTTTTACAGCGCTGTATCCGTTGCGGCGAGTGTATGCGCGTCTGTATCGGCGGTGCCCTCCATCCCGCCCTCGGTCAGGCGGGCCCGGTCGGTCTGTGGACGCCGCTTTTGATCCCGCGTATCGGCTATTGTGAATACAACTGCACCCTCTGCGGTCAGGTCTGCCCGACCGGAGCGATCAAGCGGTTACCGCTGGAGCAGAAGCGCCAGACCGTGATCGGTCTGGCGGTCTTCGACAAGAACCGCTGCCTGCCGTTTGCCAAACATGAAGAATGTCTGGTTTGTGAGGAACACTGTCCGACCGGGTCGAAGGCGATCATCTTTGCGGAGCAGGACGTGTTAGTCAACGGCGAGACACGCCGCATCAAGATTCCGCAGGTGGTGGACAAACTCTGTATCGGTTGCGGGATTTGCGAGACCAAATGCCCGGTGGAGGGGACGAGCGCGATCCGGGTGATCAATCAGGGCGAAAGTCGGCGCAAGAGGGACGTGACGGTGGCGGATGGTTACAGCTGA